The Paenibacillus sp. BIC5C1 DNA segment TTAAGATCACTGGTCCGTTTCTTCCCATGTGTCAGATGGCAGAGAATGACGCACTTCCACTTGCCGCCAATGACCTCAAGCGTCGCTTCAACTGAAATATTATACTTCTTTCTGATCATGCTGCATGTCCTCCCTGGAATTCTTTTTTCGAAAAGCAATTGCTATATAGGCACTAAAAAGTACGTAGGGTACTAAAAAGTACGTACTATTCATTTTATGTCGAATAACTCATAATAGCATTTGCCGGTACGCAAATCTACATTCTGGGGAGTTGAATAAGACATGCTACAAGATTCAAAACGCAGTACCTGGGCACTGCTGGCGCTGGCAATCAGTGCGTTTGCCATCGGCACCACTGAATTTATCAGCGTTGGACTGCTGCCCCTTATTGCAGATGACCTGGGCATTTCCGTAACGACAGCGGGACTGACCGTTACTTTATATGCATTAGGCGTAACCTTCGGGGCACCAATTCTGACCTCATTAACGTCAACGGTGTCACGCAAGACGCTGCTGCTTGCCATTATGGTTGTTTTTATCGCTGGTAACACCATGGCGGCGCTCTCGAGTGGAATTACCATGCTGCTCATTGCTCGAATTGTCTCCGCTCTGGCACACGGCGTATTCATGTCCATTGGTTCCACCATTGCGGCAGACCTGGTTCCTGCAAACCGCCGGGCGAGCGCCATTGCCATCATGTTCTCTGGCTTGACCATTGCTACCGTAACCGGTGTACCGCTGGGTACACTCATCGGTCAAAACTGGGGCTGGCGCGCAGCTTTCATTCTTATCGTTGTCGTAGGTGTTGTGGCCTTCATTGGCAACATGCTTCTCGTCCCATCCACGTTGCAACGTGGAACGCGAACTGCATTCCGAGAACAACTGAAGCTGGTGACAGGCGGACGGTTGCTGCTGGCTTTTGCCATTACCGCTGTGGGATATGGGGGAACGTTTGTGGTATTCACTTACCTGTCCCCACTATTGCATGATATCAGCGGATATTCCGAGAAAACGGTCGCGGGAATTCTGCTGCTGTACGGAATCGCCATTGCTATCGGTAATATTATTGGAGGGAAAGCCGCCAACCGCAATCCACTCCGAGCACTCTTCTATATGTTTATCATTCAGACCGTCATTCTGGGCATACTGTATTTCACCGTTCCATTTAAGCTGGCAGCATTACTCACCATACTCGGCATGGGTCTGCTTGCCTTCATGAATGTGCCAGGGCTTCAGATGTACGTCGTAACACTCGCAGAACGATATGCTCCACAAGCCAAAGACGTCGCCTCCGCCTTCAACATCGCAGCCTTTAACGCAGGTATCGCAATCGGGGCATATTTGGGCGGTGTAATCACGGACTCCATCGGTCTAATTCATACCACATGGGTTGGTGCAATTATGGTTCTTGCCGCTGTTCTTCTGACTGGCTGGGCAAGAGTGCTTGATCGTAAAGATCCCTATTCTCCTTCTGAGATGTAAGACAGGACCGTCAGAAATCAGCCAAAACATGCGTCTTTCCAGCGTTAAAGTTACAACTCGGAACCGGTTTCGCCCTTTATTTTAATCTAGTATAATACGTTAATTCGAATTTAATCTACTATGACTTAATGAAGGATATCAGGAGTTATCGTTTCACATCGTTACTACCATTTTGATTCATAATATGAGGAGGACTTCACATGACAGCACAACATTTACAATCTACAGTAGCTTTAAATAACGGCGTTCATATGCCTTGGTTCGGACTTGGTGTATTTCAGGTAGAAGAAGGATCTGAATTAATCGAGGCCGTCAAACAAGCGATTGCTCACGGTTACCGCAGCATTGATACAGCCGCTATTTATGGCAACGAATCCGGTGTAGGACAAGCCATTGCCGAGGCATTGAAAGAGAATAATCTGAAACGTGAAGAACTGTTCATTACGTCCAAAGTGTGGAATGCAGACCTCGGATACGAGGAAACTCTTGCTGCTTTTGATGTCACGCTGAACAAACTGGGACTGGAATATCTGGACCTGTATCTGATTCACTGGCCAAAAGCAGGCAAATATAAAGGCGCATGGAAAGCGATGGAGGAGCTGTACAAAGCAGGTCGAATTAAAGCCATTGGCGTCAGCAACTTCCAGATTCATCACCTTGAAGATCTGTTGCAGGATGCTGAAGTGAGGCCAGCAATTAATCAGGTGGAGTACCACCCTCGTCTGACTCAAGCTCCGCTCAAAGCATTCTGTGAGAAAAACGGAATTCAATTGGAGGCTTGGTCCCCGTTGATGCAGGGTCAACTTCTGGATAATCCGGTTCTGACCGAGATTGCCACTGCGAAAGGTAAATCGGTAGCACAAGTCATCCTGCGCTGGGACTTGCAGAACGGTGTCATCACCATTCCGAAGTCTACGAAGGAAAAACGTATCGTCGAGAACTCTTCCATCTTCGACTTTGAATTGTCCAATGATGAGATGGAGCGTATTAGGGCTCTGAACGAAGATGTTCGCGTTGGACCTGATCCTGACAACTTTGATTTCTAATTGAAGATTGAAATTATGTAGGTGTAAATTTCCAGATGAAATTTAGAAGGGCAAATCCTTTTTGGAGCCTGCTTTAACATGCAATTGCCA contains these protein-coding regions:
- a CDS encoding MFS transporter, with protein sequence MLQDSKRSTWALLALAISAFAIGTTEFISVGLLPLIADDLGISVTTAGLTVTLYALGVTFGAPILTSLTSTVSRKTLLLAIMVVFIAGNTMAALSSGITMLLIARIVSALAHGVFMSIGSTIAADLVPANRRASAIAIMFSGLTIATVTGVPLGTLIGQNWGWRAAFILIVVVGVVAFIGNMLLVPSTLQRGTRTAFREQLKLVTGGRLLLAFAITAVGYGGTFVVFTYLSPLLHDISGYSEKTVAGILLLYGIAIAIGNIIGGKAANRNPLRALFYMFIIQTVILGILYFTVPFKLAALLTILGMGLLAFMNVPGLQMYVVTLAERYAPQAKDVASAFNIAAFNAGIAIGAYLGGVITDSIGLIHTTWVGAIMVLAAVLLTGWARVLDRKDPYSPSEM
- a CDS encoding aldo/keto reductase; the protein is MTAQHLQSTVALNNGVHMPWFGLGVFQVEEGSELIEAVKQAIAHGYRSIDTAAIYGNESGVGQAIAEALKENNLKREELFITSKVWNADLGYEETLAAFDVTLNKLGLEYLDLYLIHWPKAGKYKGAWKAMEELYKAGRIKAIGVSNFQIHHLEDLLQDAEVRPAINQVEYHPRLTQAPLKAFCEKNGIQLEAWSPLMQGQLLDNPVLTEIATAKGKSVAQVILRWDLQNGVITIPKSTKEKRIVENSSIFDFELSNDEMERIRALNEDVRVGPDPDNFDF